The Proteus terrae subsp. cibarius genome contains the following window.
CTATTAACAATATGTGCATTGCCAATAACATCACTTGCACCTGCTGATAGGGCAATAGAATGTGAATCTGGTTTTTCTTTTGGATTAACAAAATAAAGATTGGTTAATCCCATAGTTTTCATAGCTCGAGCTGTAGAGCCCATATTGCCTGTATGCGAGGTTTCTACAAGGATGATGCGAATATTTTCTAACATTGATTTCTTGTTAATTGCTTTGTGATCCATCTATTTTATCACAATTGTAGCCAGAAACACGAATGCCTGTTATACTCTCGCACGTTTTTTATCCCCGTTCTTTAACATCTTGTGGAAGATAACCATGCATCCGATGCTGAATATTGCCATACGTGCCGCACGTAAGGCTGGTAATTTAATCGCCAAAAATTACGAAAATCCTGAATCTGTAGAAACTAATCAGAAAGGTACCAATGATTTTGTCACTAACGTTGACCGTGACGCAGAACAAGCAATCATTGAAATCATCCGTAAATCTTATCCAAAACACACCATTATTACGGAAGAAAGTGGCGAGTTACTCGGTGAAGATCACGACATACAATGGGTTATTGATCCACTTGATGGCACTACTAACTTCATTAAACGTCTTCCACACTTCTCTGTTTCTATTGCTGTACGCATTAAAGGCCGTACTGAAGTTGCTGTTGTTTACGATCCTATGCGTAACGAATTATTCTCAGCCGTTCGTGGTCAAGGCGCTCAATTAAACGGTTATCGTCTACGTGGCTCTAATGCTCGCGATTTAGACGGTGCTGTTCTTGCGACTGGTTTCCCATTCAAAAGTAAACAACATTCGGCCGCTTACATGAATATGTTAGGCAAACTGTTTGTACCTTGTGCTGATTTCCGTCGCACAGGTTCAGCTGCATTAGATTTAGCTTATGTTGCAGCAGGCCGTGTTGATGGTTTCTTTGAGATTGGCTTAAAACCTTGGGATTTCTTAGGTGGCGAATTAATCGCTCGTGAAGCAGGTGCTATCGTTTCTGACTTTACTGGTAATCATGGCTACCTACAAACAGGTAATATTGTTGCAGGTAACCCACGCGTTGTCAGAGCACTATTAGCTGAAATTCGTAGTGAATTAACAGACGCATTAAAACGTTAATTTCGTTGATACGAATAAAAAATATAAGAGAAAAAGACCATAATATTATGGTCTTTTTTATTGCCTACGGATTTATCGTTAATAGTGCATTTACTGATAATTGGCTAATTTCTTTGGCTATTTTATCTAATAATTGCGATGTCATTTCTTGTTTATCAATACGTAATAAAAATGCTTTTCTCGCGATCACAAACCCAAGTATTTGCCCAATAACGGCATGAGCACGAATAGTAGTAGTCAATGTATCACTCTTTTTATCGATTAATTCGATGAGATGAGATAGCCGTAAATGAAAAGGCTCAATTAAGTTATGATAAATCAACTCATAATTTTCAGTCGGTTCCAATTGCTCACGTAAAATCAGCTGACTGTAATAATGACGTTCAGGTGCTAATAAAGCGCGTGTTAATCCCGTGACTAATAAAGGGATCAGAGAAGCAAGTAATTCACGATCTAACTTATTCTCTTTTAATAAAAACTGAAGCTTATTATCAAATTGGTCAAAATGAATTTCTGACGCTAATTCTGTCGCAATATATTGAATAACGGCGGTATAAACGCCTAGTTTTCCACCAAAATGATAAGGAATTGCTGATTGATTAACACCAGCATCCTGCGCAAGTTGTCTCGTTCTCAACCCACTAATTCCGTATAGTGCAAAAAGCTTAATACCTTCTTGTACTAACTTTTCTTGAGTCTGTTCTGTACTCATTGCGGTTTTACTGGTGTTTTTCATTATTTATTAAATATTTATTAACTATTTATTATTAGGCTTATAAATCAGCCCGCATTAATTGTGTTGAGTTTGAATTTAACTCAATCCCTTTACTTTTACCAACTACAACCGTACCACCTAAGTTACATAAGTGATGACCAAAGCCACAGTTAGGCTCAAACGCAAACGTCATACCTTCTTGTAATACAAGCTCTCGACCTGGATTTGGTAATCGTTCAATTTGTTTATAACGACTCGCCAATGGTAATGATTCGATACCCGGAGCAGTACCAAAACCAATAGGTCCATAAGGATTGATGCTATGGATAAGTGGATGCACATGCCATCCCCCTGATTGTAATAATGGTTTTTCCATTAAATCAACCACTTCACCAAAAGTAATGCCAGCCTTTAAATGCTCAACACCTATTTCATAACATTCACGAGCAACCAAAGCCGCTTTTTCTAAATTCTCATGAATTTTACCCACAGCAACGGCAGCTTGGTGTTGTGTTTCATACATTCCATATAAAGCGAAAATTTCTGATAGCACAATGTCGCCTATTTGAATTTCACGTGGAGCTTGTGAGCGATATTGCCAAGCTGGAGGACCCCAACCGATATATTCAGAACCTGATCCCATTAGAATTTCAGCCGTAAACCCACCTCTGGATAGGCAAGTTGCAGTAATAGCGGCCGCAAGATCGGCTTCTGTCGCCCCTGGTCTGGTTGTGATGCGCATTGCTTCACTCATTGCTTCACCAATAGCTGCAGCATATCTTACATGTGTCAGTTCTTCTTCACTTTTAACGGATGCACGTTTAAAGAAATCACGATAAACACAGCTAAATTTCGCATAAGGGAATGCATCCTTAATACCGTTTAGAGTATTAAATGGCATTGCACCATCAAAATAGAATGGAGGATAAGGCTCTAACCCAATAACACCAATATGTGCATTTTGTTGCACACCCATTTCTTTCAGTAATTGAGCAATATTACACCCTGTCTTTCCTACAACAAGATTGTCTTCATCAATCCACTGCAAATCACCACGTAGTTTGGCCTGCATATGATCAGCGATCATCATTGGTGCAAAAGTGACTATCAATGGTTTTTTATCTTCATGAAAAATAACAACAGACCCTAACCGGTCATTTGTAAAGTAGTGGTCAATACAAAATGGCGCTGGTGCGGCGGATTCTCTATCGCCATAGACAATCAATGTATCTAACTGATTATCTTTCATAATATCTCTAGCTAACTGCCAACGTCTGTCTCTTTCTTGTAAAGAAAAACTGGCTGGGATCACCGATTTATTGTTCATAATAATACCTTTTTTATATTCATTCATTTGAATGAACTAAATCTAAATCTAATATTTAGAATGGTCAATTATTCGCTTGATCAAAAAATGCGCTTTTTAAAGGCAAAAAGAAAAAGATCTGCAATATCAAGGGACATTACAGATCTTAATTTTTATAAAATAGAGGAATTAGGTATTTTGAGGTTGTATTCTTGGTCTGATAAACATAGCAGGGATCGTTAATGCTGCCATTAACCAGAAGATCAACGACTCTTGATTAGGAAGTTTTTCATACAACCAACCAGAGACAATGGTCATGATCGCAATACTTCCGCCCATCGCCAAAGCCGAATACACCGCTTGCAGACGAATAATTTCGTGCTCTTGACGTGCGCTAATAAAGCGCATTGCTGCTAAATGGCACACCGTAAACGTACCACTATGCAAGATTTGAACAACAATAAGCGCGGGTAATGCGGTAAAACTACCCATTAATCCCCAACGTAGAAGCCCAGCAAAAGCGGAAAGTAAGAGTAGATTTCTTGCGCTCCAGCGACGGAATAAACGATGGCTCAACATAAAAACAACCACCTCTGAAACCACACCTAATGACCAAAGATAGCCGATTGTTGCAGTGTCATACCCTGCTTTTTCCCAATAAAGTGCACTAAAACCATAATAAGCAGCGTGCGCACCTTGCAGTAAAGAGACACACAACAGAAAACGCCAAACTGGTCCATCTGAAATGAGTTTCATAAAGGACACATTGCTGTGTTCTGCTTTTTTTACTTTGCCCTGAGGCATAACTTTAGGGCGGAGCATAGATGTCAGGAATAGTGCAAGAGTACTGGCAATCAACCCATAAAGAATAATGGGATGCCCAAAAACATCAATTAAAACACCTAGCAATGATGAGCTAATAATAAAAGCAATTGAGCCCCAAACACGGATTTTTCCATAGTCAAAAGGAAACTGTTTTTGCCACGTTCCAGCTAGAGAATCGCCTAAGGGCACCATCGGTGAAAAGAAAACGTTAAATCCTGTCATCACAAAGAATAACCATGCCCAATGGCTACCCATCATAAATGAAACAGTAAAAAGTAATGAGAGAAAAGCAAACAATCTTAATGCAGTGATAAGTTTTGACGGATCCTTTACCGCAGGCGTTAAAATTAGGCTACCAACAAAACGTGCGGTTAAACCTACACCTAATAACAGACCTATCATTGCAGGATCGACCCCCTCTCCTTTTAGCCATATGGACCAAAAGGGTAAAAAGATGCCGTATGAAAAGAAATAGGTAAAATAATCTAAGGCAAGCCACAATGTTGATGGAATAACCATCCAATCCCCCATTTTTAAGATGCAAAAAAACCCGCCAAGAACAAGTTCTCGAAGCGGGCTTGTACAACGGGTTTTATTATATCGTTACAAACTTATGCGTAAACTGGAAATTTAGCGCAGATATCCAAGACTTTTTGTTTCACTTTCTCAATGTTCGCTTCATCATTGATATTATCAAGGACATCACACATCCAACCGGCTAATTCACGAGCTTCCGCTTCTTTAAAACCACGACGTGTAATCGCTGGAGAACCGATACGAACACCAGAAGTTACAAATGG
Protein-coding sequences here:
- the suhB gene encoding inositol-1-monophosphatase; this translates as MHPMLNIAIRAARKAGNLIAKNYENPESVETNQKGTNDFVTNVDRDAEQAIIEIIRKSYPKHTIITEESGELLGEDHDIQWVIDPLDGTTNFIKRLPHFSVSIAVRIKGRTEVAVVYDPMRNELFSAVRGQGAQLNGYRLRGSNARDLDGAVLATGFPFKSKQHSAAYMNMLGKLFVPCADFRRTGSAALDLAYVAAGRVDGFFEIGLKPWDFLGGELIAREAGAIVSDFTGNHGYLQTGNIVAGNPRVVRALLAEIRSELTDALKR
- a CDS encoding CerR family C-terminal domain-containing protein codes for the protein MKNTSKTAMSTEQTQEKLVQEGIKLFALYGISGLRTRQLAQDAGVNQSAIPYHFGGKLGVYTAVIQYIATELASEIHFDQFDNKLQFLLKENKLDRELLASLIPLLVTGLTRALLAPERHYYSQLILREQLEPTENYELIYHNLIEPFHLRLSHLIELIDKKSDTLTTTIRAHAVIGQILGFVIARKAFLLRIDKQEMTSQLLDKIAKEISQLSVNALLTINP
- a CDS encoding M24 family metallopeptidase — protein: MNNKSVIPASFSLQERDRRWQLARDIMKDNQLDTLIVYGDRESAAPAPFCIDHYFTNDRLGSVVIFHEDKKPLIVTFAPMMIADHMQAKLRGDLQWIDEDNLVVGKTGCNIAQLLKEMGVQQNAHIGVIGLEPYPPFYFDGAMPFNTLNGIKDAFPYAKFSCVYRDFFKRASVKSEEELTHVRYAAAIGEAMSEAMRITTRPGATEADLAAAITATCLSRGGFTAEILMGSGSEYIGWGPPAWQYRSQAPREIQIGDIVLSEIFALYGMYETQHQAAVAVGKIHENLEKAALVARECYEIGVEHLKAGITFGEVVDLMEKPLLQSGGWHVHPLIHSINPYGPIGFGTAPGIESLPLASRYKQIERLPNPGRELVLQEGMTFAFEPNCGFGHHLCNLGGTVVVGKSKGIELNSNSTQLMRADL
- a CDS encoding 3-phenylpropionate MFS transporter, whose protein sequence is MVIPSTLWLALDYFTYFFSYGIFLPFWSIWLKGEGVDPAMIGLLLGVGLTARFVGSLILTPAVKDPSKLITALRLFAFLSLLFTVSFMMGSHWAWLFFVMTGFNVFFSPMVPLGDSLAGTWQKQFPFDYGKIRVWGSIAFIISSSLLGVLIDVFGHPIILYGLIASTLALFLTSMLRPKVMPQGKVKKAEHSNVSFMKLISDGPVWRFLLCVSLLQGAHAAYYGFSALYWEKAGYDTATIGYLWSLGVVSEVVVFMLSHRLFRRWSARNLLLLSAFAGLLRWGLMGSFTALPALIVVQILHSGTFTVCHLAAMRFISARQEHEIIRLQAVYSALAMGGSIAIMTIVSGWLYEKLPNQESLIFWLMAALTIPAMFIRPRIQPQNT